A window of the Haloarcula litorea genome harbors these coding sequences:
- a CDS encoding halocyanin domain-containing protein, producing MKRREFVRTAGGAAGTAAALSAAGPAAAQEEGGGGAQTVPDYGGWLDPVTNFDGPGSTVDATGQDTATVEVGVQQGGGAYGFGPPAIHVDNGATVQFEWTGEGGSHNVVSQGEGPLDSGSAVASSGVNYEYTFEEDGIYPYYCAPHQGLNMRGAVVVGEDYATQTIGGGGPQEVDPHYAGVPIQPHFVGFGAGLAVVIPLVFTFFLLKYGESPHTSGGNN from the coding sequence ATGAAGAGACGGGAGTTCGTCCGCACTGCCGGGGGTGCCGCCGGGACAGCGGCCGCCCTCAGCGCCGCCGGTCCCGCGGCCGCCCAGGAAGAGGGCGGCGGCGGCGCACAGACAGTGCCGGACTACGGCGGCTGGCTCGACCCAGTCACAAACTTCGACGGCCCCGGAAGTACCGTCGACGCGACCGGTCAGGACACGGCGACCGTCGAAGTCGGCGTCCAGCAAGGCGGCGGTGCCTACGGGTTCGGCCCGCCGGCCATCCACGTCGACAACGGCGCGACCGTCCAGTTCGAGTGGACCGGCGAGGGCGGCAGCCACAACGTCGTCTCGCAGGGCGAGGGGCCGCTGGACTCGGGCAGCGCCGTCGCCAGTTCCGGCGTCAACTACGAGTACACGTTCGAAGAGGACGGCATCTACCCCTACTACTGCGCCCCCCACCAGGGCCTCAACATGAGGGGTGCCGTCGTCGTCGGCGAGGACTACGCGACACAGACCATCGGCGGCGGCGGTCCACAGGAGGTCGACCCCCACTACGCGGGCGTCCCCATCCAGCCCCACTTCGTCGGTTTCGGGGCCGGCCTCGCCGTCGTCATCCCCCTCGTCTTCACCTTCTTCCTGCTGAAGTACGGTGAATCGCCCCACACCAGCGGAGGGAACAACTGA
- a CDS encoding DUF7318 family protein, which translates to MASEGSTYGDIHRYEPPRESTAAAVGIVLLTVIQIVLVGLFTYGMLAGWASGIGTSLTVRLIEANMFLGGVLTAIFIDLAFIMLLYRKEFLPDVMIVKKRRRKWEDLYIRQEDVDGESLADEEQFVETIKRAVYPYYKK; encoded by the coding sequence ATGGCCTCGGAAGGCTCTACCTACGGCGACATCCACCGGTACGAACCGCCGCGCGAGAGCACCGCCGCCGCCGTCGGTATCGTCCTGCTGACGGTCATCCAGATCGTCCTCGTCGGACTGTTCACCTACGGGATGCTCGCGGGGTGGGCGTCCGGTATCGGGACGTCGCTGACGGTCCGGCTCATCGAGGCCAACATGTTCCTCGGGGGCGTGCTGACCGCCATCTTCATCGACCTGGCGTTCATTATGCTCCTCTACCGGAAGGAGTTCCTCCCCGACGTGATGATCGTGAAGAAGCGCCGCCGGAAGTGGGAGGACCTCTACATCCGACAGGAGGACGTCGACGGCGAGTCGCTGGCCGACGAGGAGCAGTTCGTAGAGACAATCAAGCGCGCTGTCTACCCCTACTACAAGAAATAA
- a CDS encoding ubiquinol-cytochrome c reductase iron-sulfur subunit, translating into MPLDEDKYPAETGRRRFVKGVVGSAALSSIGVGGAAAVDATTDAAGEGGGTTEFVAVENTDGPAPRGMPIIPITIEGGELRGVWPEYDPEAGVAIARDFGGSGIDYSSAWFQYCGMQTAAGLYPQVEQDNTLRSSPGSYAWQSDVEAGAPLTVDMFSDYQEWGNGIGTAGLGKPASANWRSEGDVKTIPVQLIRSVEIEKMANGEGKYSSLPSDVQQFISAATEEGFIAWMNKCTHFCCVPGFKTLAGSANFGAANRIYCQCHQSVYNPFSPVKKQFVALPRPPRTE; encoded by the coding sequence ATGCCTCTGGACGAAGACAAGTACCCAGCCGAGACGGGCCGACGTCGCTTCGTGAAAGGCGTCGTCGGCAGCGCCGCCCTCTCCAGCATCGGCGTCGGTGGCGCTGCCGCCGTCGACGCCACGACCGACGCCGCCGGCGAAGGCGGCGGGACGACGGAGTTCGTCGCGGTCGAGAACACGGACGGCCCCGCCCCGCGCGGGATGCCGATCATCCCCATCACCATCGAGGGCGGGGAACTGAGGGGCGTCTGGCCGGAGTACGACCCCGAAGCGGGCGTCGCAATCGCACGGGACTTCGGCGGCAGCGGCATCGACTACTCCTCCGCCTGGTTCCAGTACTGCGGGATGCAGACCGCAGCGGGGCTGTACCCGCAGGTCGAACAGGACAACACTCTCCGCAGCAGTCCGGGCTCCTACGCCTGGCAGAGCGACGTCGAGGCCGGAGCGCCGCTCACGGTGGACATGTTCAGCGACTACCAGGAGTGGGGCAACGGCATCGGGACGGCCGGGCTCGGCAAGCCCGCGAGCGCCAACTGGCGCTCCGAGGGCGACGTCAAGACGATCCCGGTCCAGCTGATCCGCTCCGTCGAGATCGAGAAGATGGCCAACGGGGAGGGGAAGTACAGCAGCCTCCCCAGCGACGTCCAGCAGTTCATCTCGGCGGCGACCGAGGAGGGGTTCATCGCGTGGATGAACAAGTGCACCCACTTCTGCTGTGTCCCCGGGTTCAAGACGCTGGCCGGCAGCGCCAACTTCGGGGCGGCGAACCGCATCTACTGCCAGTGCCACCAGTCGGTGTACAACCCGTTCAGCCCGGTGAAAAAGCAGTTCGTGGCGCTGCCACGCCCCCCGCGGACCGAATAG
- a CDS encoding cytochrome b — MSLERKDEHDHGGWMEKRELSPLESIYLTTLIWLDKRLRIVDYLEILEDLYYKVNMQMPKSHTEQYNLDNKFWYWYPLYALGSFSTVAYLVAALSGALLGFYYAPAAAGASGQPTVAYDSVLIIMGQLNLGYFLRSVHRWAAQIMVAAVFLHMLRVYFTGAYKEPRELNWLIGIVLISLTLVFGYTGYLLPWSQLSYWAGQIGVEMSLSIPLIGEWVAQLLFGGFTLSQSTLVRMYILHVFVLPFVTTGLIAVHIGIVWMQGIAEPH, encoded by the coding sequence ATGAGTCTGGAACGCAAAGACGAACACGACCACGGCGGTTGGATGGAGAAGCGGGAGCTGAGCCCGCTCGAATCGATATACCTGACCACGCTCATCTGGCTCGACAAGCGTCTGCGCATCGTCGACTACCTCGAGATCCTCGAGGACCTGTACTACAAGGTCAACATGCAGATGCCCAAGAGCCACACCGAGCAGTACAACCTCGACAACAAGTTCTGGTACTGGTACCCACTGTACGCGCTCGGGTCCTTCTCGACGGTCGCGTATCTGGTCGCGGCACTCTCGGGTGCGTTGTTGGGGTTCTACTACGCCCCCGCGGCGGCCGGTGCCAGCGGCCAACCGACGGTCGCCTACGACTCGGTGCTCATCATTATGGGCCAGCTCAATCTGGGTTACTTCCTGCGGTCGGTCCACCGCTGGGCCGCACAGATTATGGTCGCGGCGGTCTTCCTCCACATGCTCCGGGTCTACTTCACCGGGGCGTACAAGGAACCCCGCGAGCTGAACTGGCTCATCGGGATCGTCCTGATCTCGCTGACCCTGGTGTTCGGGTACACCGGCTACCTACTGCCCTGGAGCCAGCTCTCCTACTGGGCCGGACAGATCGGCGTCGAGATGTCCCTGTCCATCCCGCTCATCGGCGAGTGGGTGGCCCAGCTACTGTTCGGCGGCTTCACGCTCTCCCAGTCGACGCTCGTGCGGATGTACATCCTGCACGTGTTCGTCCTGCCGTTCGTGACGACCGGCCTCATCGCCGTCCACATCGGCATCGTCTGGATGCAGGGCATCGCGGAACCACACTGA
- a CDS encoding cytochrome bc complex cytochrome b subunit, translating into MSDNDSTDDEVRTDGSGGGGIVAPDDETPTWSERKQRSQGLSRLTYEYFERSRREDQDLRQQSDYVERDVLAFPAWPHEMIRNLALTSFFVGMILFVAAALPPEMPNPANSSVTPAIILPDWYLYWSFGLLKLGPLNPNLSILGGSKLMADRTYGVIANVVVVGFVAIVPFINKGSARRPVEQPFWAAVGMSGVVFSLTIAALSIKNLIPMDSHLIFDLTFLVPIVSATITYAVLKTMREGYMFDLNRRYYRLRPPK; encoded by the coding sequence ATGAGCGACAACGACTCCACCGACGACGAGGTTCGCACCGACGGCTCGGGCGGCGGCGGCATCGTCGCACCCGACGACGAGACGCCGACCTGGTCCGAGCGCAAGCAGCGTTCCCAGGGGCTCTCGCGGCTCACCTACGAGTACTTCGAGCGGTCCCGCCGCGAGGACCAGGACCTGCGCCAGCAGTCGGACTACGTCGAGCGGGACGTGCTGGCGTTCCCGGCCTGGCCCCACGAGATGATCCGGAACCTGGCGCTGACGAGCTTCTTCGTCGGGATGATCCTGTTCGTGGCGGCCGCGCTCCCGCCGGAGATGCCGAACCCGGCGAACTCCAGCGTGACGCCGGCGATCATCCTGCCGGACTGGTACCTCTACTGGTCGTTCGGCCTGCTGAAGCTGGGCCCGCTCAACCCCAACCTGAGCATCCTCGGCGGGTCGAAACTGATGGCCGACCGGACCTACGGCGTCATCGCGAACGTCGTCGTGGTCGGGTTCGTCGCCATCGTGCCGTTCATCAACAAGGGATCGGCGCGCCGCCCCGTCGAGCAGCCGTTCTGGGCCGCCGTCGGGATGTCCGGCGTCGTGTTCAGCCTCACCATCGCTGCGCTGTCCATCAAGAACCTCATCCCGATGGACTCGCACCTGATCTTCGACCTGACGTTCCTCGTGCCCATCGTCAGCGCCACCATCACCTACGCGGTGCTGAAGACGATGCGCGAGGGGTACATGTTCGACCTCAACCGCCGGTACTACCGGCTCCGGCCGCCGAAGTAG
- a CDS encoding DUF7315 family membrane protein, translating into MTADQSGVADDGNERRDVEVPLRVYKAVTVFSTLFAVASVVVGFVLVDTATQRASVPASEIDVPLAIAGVLSILAGSAVYAFSTRFRTAEMGKSKDDAD; encoded by the coding sequence ATGACAGCAGACCAGTCGGGGGTCGCCGACGACGGGAACGAGCGCCGGGACGTCGAGGTCCCGCTGCGGGTCTACAAGGCCGTGACGGTGTTCTCGACACTCTTTGCCGTCGCGAGCGTCGTCGTCGGGTTCGTCCTCGTCGACACGGCGACACAGCGGGCGTCGGTGCCGGCCTCGGAGATCGACGTGCCCCTGGCCATCGCGGGCGTGCTCTCGATACTCGCCGGCAGCGCCGTCTACGCGTTTTCGACGCGCTTCCGGACCGCGGAGATGGGAAAGTCTAAAGACGACGCTGACTAA
- a CDS encoding DUF7314 family protein: MADEFMKGFGALMVGGLGWMTIAGWYRTPSFEGAQLIGELPPVESRTVFDSIAIALMDVFFWFAVFGALTFWVVIPAISQARDYLDDRSA; this comes from the coding sequence ATGGCTGACGAGTTTATGAAAGGGTTCGGTGCCCTGATGGTCGGGGGCCTCGGCTGGATGACCATCGCGGGCTGGTACCGGACGCCGAGCTTCGAGGGCGCACAGCTCATCGGTGAGCTCCCACCCGTCGAGAGCCGCACCGTGTTCGACAGCATCGCCATCGCGCTGATGGACGTGTTCTTCTGGTTCGCCGTCTTCGGCGCGCTCACCTTCTGGGTCGTCATCCCGGCCATCAGCCAGGCCCGGGACTACCTCGACGACCGCTCGGCGTAA